From the genome of Rhodospirillales bacterium:
GCGACAAGCACGGACATGCTCGGCACACTCGCGATCCGCGACGTCGTTTTGATCGAGGCGCTCGACCTCGAATTCCGCCCCGGCTTCACCGCCCTTACCGGCGAAACCGGCGCCGGGAAATCCATCCTGCTCGACGCCCTCGGGCTCGCGCTCGGGCTTCGCGCCGAAGCCCGCTTGGTGCGCGCGGGCTCCCGCCAAGCTTCGGTCGCGGCCGAGTTCCGGCTCGCGCCCGATCATCCGGCGTTCGCGTTGTTGGCCGAACACGGGATCGAGGGGGCGGGCGACGGCGCGCTTATCCTGCGCCGCGTCCTCGGCGCGGACGGCCGCTCGCGCGCCTTCGTCAACGATCAGCCGGTCGGCGTCGCGCTCTTGCGCCAGGTGGGCGAGACGCTGGTCGAAATTCACGGCCAGTTCGAATCCCAGCGCCTGATCGACGCGGCGTCGCACCGGGCGCTGCTCGATGCGTTCGCGGGGCTCGGGCCGGACGCGGCGCGCGTGGCGGCCGCCTGGCACGCTTGGCGCGAAGCCGAAGCCAAAGCCCGCGCCGCCGCCGAAAACCTGGAGAAGGCCCGGCGCGAGGAGGACTATCTGCGCCACGCGGCGGAGGAGCTGTCCCGTCTCGGCCCCAAGCCGGGCGAGGAAGCGGATCTCGCCTCCGCCCGCGCCCTGCAGCAGAACGCGGGCAAGCTCGGCGACGCGTTGCGCGGGGCCGCCGCCGACCTCGACGCCGGCAAGGGGGTGGAAGGCGCGCTCGCTTCCGCGCAGCGCCAGCTGGAACGGGTCGCGGGCCAGGCCGGCGGCAGGTTGGATGCCGCGCTCGCGGCGCTCGCCCGCGCGGCCGCGGAAGCCGCCGAGGCGCGCGCCCAACTGGAACGCGCCGGCGCCGGGATCGAGATCGACCCCCGCGAGCTGGAAGCGGCGGAAGAACGCCTGTTCGCGCTCCGCGCCGCCGCGCGCAAACACGGGGTCGAAGCCGATCGCTTGTCCGACGTGCTGCAAAAGCTGCAAGCGGACCTGGCCGCCATCGAGGACGGCGGCGAGGCGGCGAAGAAGCTCGCGCGCGAGGCCGAGGCCGCGCGCCGCACCTTCGTCGCCCGCGCCGGCGAACTCTCGCAAAAGCGCCGCGCCGGGGCGGAAGCGCTCAGCCGCGCGGTGACGGCGGAAATGGCGCCCTTGAAGCTCGGCAAGGCCGGCTTTCGCGCCCGCGTCGAGGCGGCCGCGGAAACCGACTGGGGCCCGGCCGGTTGCGACAAGGTGCTGTTCGAGGCGGAAACCAATCCCGGCCAGCCGCCGGGGCCGCTCAACAAGATCGCCTCGGGCGGCGAACTGGCGCGTTTCATGCTGGCGTTGAAGGCGGTGCTGGCCGGCGCCGATCCGGTGCCGGTGCTGGTGTTCGACGAAGTGGACGCGGGCGTGGGCGGGGCGGTCGCGGCCGCGGTGGGCGAGCGCCTCGCCGGGCTCGCGCGCGCGGCGCAGGTGCTGGTGGTGACGCACTCGCCCCAGGTGGCGGCGCGCGGCGACGCCCACGTGCGGGTCGCCAAGCGCACCGCCAAGGGCACCACCACCACCTCCGCCGAGTCGCTCGACGACACGGCGCGGATCGAGGAAATCGCCCGCATGCTGGCCGGCGCGCGTGTCACCGACGAGGCCCGCGCCGCGGCGCGAAGCCTGCTCGGGTTCGATGGGGAACGGAGCGGCAAGCCGCGCAAGCTCAAGGCCGCGCCGTGAGCCGGAAAGCGAAAGATCCGGAAAAACCGGTCGCGGAACTGACGCCGCTCGAAGCCGCCGCCGAACTCGCCCACTTGGCCTCCGAAATCGCCAAGCACGACAAGGCGTACTATCAGAAAGACGCGCCGGTCGTTTCGGACGCGGCCTACGACGCGCTCAGGGCCCGCAACGCGGCGATCGAGGCGAAATTCCCAAGTCTGATCCGCGCCGACAGCCCGTCCTTGCGGGTCGGGGCCGCGCCGGCGGCGGGCTTCAAGAAGATCCGCCACGCCCGGCCGATGCTCTCGCTCGGCAACGCGTTTTCGGACGAGGACGTGGCCGACTTTCTCGATTCCATCCGGCGGTTCCTGAAGCTGGATGCCGATGCCGACGTGGAACTGATGGCCGAGCCCAAGATCGACGGGCTTTCGGTGTCGCTGCGTTACGAAGGGGGCCGGTTCGTTTCCGGCGCGACGCGCGGCGACGGCACCGAAGGCGAAGACATCACCCGCAATCTCGCCACGCTCGCGACCGTGCCGCGCGAACTCAAGGGCCGTGCGCCTTCCTTGATCGAAGTGCGAGGCGAAGTGTATATGAAAAAATCCGACTTCTTCGCCTTGAACGAGCGCCAGAAGGAGGCGGGCGACAAGGTCTTCGCCAATCCGCGCAACGCGGCGGCCGGCTCGGTGCGTCAGCTCGACGCCGGGGTGACGGCGCGACGGCCGCTTTCCTTCTTCGCCTATGCCTGGGGCGAAGTCAGCGGCGCGGACGCCGACGGCTACGGCGGCGAGGCGGCGTGGAAAACCCAAGGGGAATTCTACGAACGGCTCGAATCCTGGGGCTTTCCCGTCAACCCGTTGGCGAAAAAATGCGCGCGGCGCGACGACGCGCTGAAATATTGGCGCGAGATCGAGAGGCGTCGCGCGAAGCTCGATTACGAAATCGACGGCGTCGTCTACAAGGTGAACCGCATCGACTGGCAGCGGCGGCTCGGCTTCGTCAGCCGCGCGCCGCGCTGGGCCATCGCGCACAAGTTCCCGGCCGAGCGGGCGACGACGGTCGTGCGCGAGATCAAGGTTCAGGTCGGGCGCACCGGCGTGCTCACCCCGGTCGCGGAACTGGAGCCGGTCGGCGTCGGCGGCGTCACTGTCGGGCGCGCGACGCTGCACAACGAGGATTACATCCGGGAAAAGGACGTGCGGGTCGGCGACACGGTCGTCATCCAGCGCGCGGGCGACGTCATCCCGCAGGTGCTGGAGGTAGTGACTTCGAGGCGCCCGAAATCGGCGAAGGTCTTCCATTTCCCCGAACGTTGCCCGGAATGCGGCGCCCACGTGGCGCGGGAGGAAGGGGAGGCCGCCCGGCGCTGCACCGGCGGCCTGGTGTGTCCGGCGCAGGCGGTGGAACGGCTCCGCCATTTCGTCACCCGCGACGCCTTCGACATCGAGGGTCTCGGCGAAAAGCACATCGAGGCGTTCTGGAAAGAACGCCTGATCGAAACCCCGGCGGATCTTTTCCGCTTGCACCGGCGGGAGAAGGAGATCGCCGCGCGCGAGGGCTGGGGCGAAAAATCGGCGGCGAATTTGATGGCGGCGATCGAGGTGCGGCGGACGATTTCGCTCGCGCGCTTCATCTACGCCCTCGGCATTCCCCAGGTCGGCCAGGCGACGGCGCGGCTGCTCGCCAAGCACTACGGCTCTCTTCAGGCGTGGCGGCGGGCGATGGAAGCGGCAAGCGATCCGGAATCGGACGCCTACCGCGACTTGACCGCCATCGAGGGCATCGGGCCGTCGCTCGCGGCCGACCTGATCGAATTCGCGGCGGAAAGGAAGAACCGCGCGGCGCTCGACGAGCTGGCTCGCGAAGTGACGGTCGAGGATTTCGTCGCGCCCAAAATTTCGGCGAAATCGCCGCTCGCGGGCAAGACGGTGGTCTTCACCGGAACGCTTTCGAGCATGAGCCGGGGCGAAGCCAAGGCCCGCGCCGAGGCGCTGGGGGCCAAAGTGGCGGGTTCGGTTTCGGCGAAAACCGACCTAGTGGTGGTGGGCGCGGACGCGGGCTCAAAGGCCAAGAAAGCGCGCGAACTCGGCGTCAAGACCATCGACGAGGACGAGTGGGGGAGGGTGGCGGGGAACCAAGGGATATCCCATTGACATATCCCTCCGTTGAACGCAGAATTTAGGTATATCCCTGAAACATATACCGGGGTCGTCCGATGACCAAACCCAACGCCCATTCGACTGTCTTCACCACCAACAAGAGCCAGGCCGTGCGTTTACCGAAAGCCGTGGCGCTGCCGAACTCGGTCAAGCGGGTGGAAATCGTCAAGGTCGGCCAAGCGCGGCTGATCGTACCCGCCGGCATGTCCTGGGACACGTTTTTCGATGGCGCGAAAGTTTCCGACGACTTCATGACGTCGCGCGCGCAACCGGCCGCGCAGGCACGGGAAGATCTATAGTGCTCCGCTACCTGCTCGACACCGATATCTGCATCTTCACGATCAAGAACCGGCCGCCCGCGTTGCGTGAGGTGTTCAACGAGCGTG
Proteins encoded in this window:
- the ligA gene encoding NAD-dependent DNA ligase LigA — protein: MSRKAKDPEKPVAELTPLEAAAELAHLASEIAKHDKAYYQKDAPVVSDAAYDALRARNAAIEAKFPSLIRADSPSLRVGAAPAAGFKKIRHARPMLSLGNAFSDEDVADFLDSIRRFLKLDADADVELMAEPKIDGLSVSLRYEGGRFVSGATRGDGTEGEDITRNLATLATVPRELKGRAPSLIEVRGEVYMKKSDFFALNERQKEAGDKVFANPRNAAAGSVRQLDAGVTARRPLSFFAYAWGEVSGADADGYGGEAAWKTQGEFYERLESWGFPVNPLAKKCARRDDALKYWREIERRRAKLDYEIDGVVYKVNRIDWQRRLGFVSRAPRWAIAHKFPAERATTVVREIKVQVGRTGVLTPVAELEPVGVGGVTVGRATLHNEDYIREKDVRVGDTVVIQRAGDVIPQVLEVVTSRRPKSAKVFHFPERCPECGAHVAREEGEAARRCTGGLVCPAQAVERLRHFVTRDAFDIEGLGEKHIEAFWKERLIETPADLFRLHRREKEIAAREGWGEKSAANLMAAIEVRRTISLARFIYALGIPQVGQATARLLAKHYGSLQAWRRAMEAASDPESDAYRDLTAIEGIGPSLAADLIEFAAERKNRAALDELAREVTVEDFVAPKISAKSPLAGKTVVFTGTLSSMSRGEAKARAEALGAKVAGSVSAKTDLVVVGADAGSKAKKARELGVKTIDEDEWGRVAGNQGISH
- the recN gene encoding DNA repair protein RecN, with product MLGTLAIRDVVLIEALDLEFRPGFTALTGETGAGKSILLDALGLALGLRAEARLVRAGSRQASVAAEFRLAPDHPAFALLAEHGIEGAGDGALILRRVLGADGRSRAFVNDQPVGVALLRQVGETLVEIHGQFESQRLIDAASHRALLDAFAGLGPDAARVAAAWHAWREAEAKARAAAENLEKARREEDYLRHAAEELSRLGPKPGEEADLASARALQQNAGKLGDALRGAAADLDAGKGVEGALASAQRQLERVAGQAGGRLDAALAALARAAAEAAEARAQLERAGAGIEIDPRELEAAEERLFALRAAARKHGVEADRLSDVLQKLQADLAAIEDGGEAAKKLAREAEAARRTFVARAGELSQKRRAGAEALSRAVTAEMAPLKLGKAGFRARVEAAAETDWGPAGCDKVLFEAETNPGQPPGPLNKIASGGELARFMLALKAVLAGADPVPVLVFDEVDAGVGGAVAAAVGERLAGLARAAQVLVVTHSPQVAARGDAHVRVAKRTAKGTTTTSAESLDDTARIEEIARMLAGARVTDEARAAARSLLGFDGERSGKPRKLKAAP
- a CDS encoding antitoxin; protein product: MTKPNAHSTVFTTNKSQAVRLPKAVALPNSVKRVEIVKVGQARLIVPAGMSWDTFFDGAKVSDDFMTSRAQPAAQAREDL